In Deltaproteobacteria bacterium, the sequence TGGTCCAGCGCGCGCTGCGGGCCGCGAAGCCGGCGAGCGGCAGGGTCTTGCGCAGCAACGAACGCACGCCGCCGACGAGCACCTTGGGCGCGCGCCCGCCGTGGGCCCGCGCGAGCACGGCGAAGCGGGCCGCGACCGTGCGGACGTCGGGCGCGAGATCGCCGAGCGGCGAGGTGTCGACGTCGGGCAGCACGACCACGTCACCCTCGGTGTCGTCGGCGGCCGGGGCCGCGCAACCGAGGAAGAAGCACACGTCGGCCGCGACACGGCGGGCCGCGGCGTCGTCGACGGTGACCACCAGCAGCGGCGCGCCGGCGGCCGACGCGTCCGCGACCAGCTTGGCGAGCAGCGGATCGACGGCCCCCAGCACGCGCACGGGCGTGCCGGCGGCGGCGTGGGCAACCAGCGGCGCGGCGGCCTGCGAGGGCGAGAGCACGTCGGCGTCCACGGGAGGGCGGCGGCAAGGGTAGCGCAAGCCCGATCGCGAGGGTGGGCTCGGCTTGCGGTGCACGCCGTCGCGACGCTACCTTCGGGCGCCGCTTCGCGGACGACCCATGGCCGACGACCACTTGATCGAGGTGCTCGGAAGCGTCGGCTTCAAGCTCAATGAAGCCCGCGCCTATGTCGCGCTGCTGCGCGCCGGCGCCAGCACCGGCTACGAGGTGAGTCGCGACGCCGGCGTGCCCCGCTCGGCGGTGTACGGCGTGCTGCGGGGGCTGGTCGCCCAAGGCGTCGCGCGACGCGACGCGGGGCCGCCCGAGCGCTTCAGCGCGACCCCGCCCAAGGCGCTCGATGGCCTGCTCCGGCGCCGCTTCGACGGCGCGACCGCGGCGCTGCGCGAGGCCATCGCACAGCTCGACGTGAGCCCCGACGCGCCCGACGCGTTCACGGTCGCGGGCTACGACCGCATCCTCGACGAGGCCTCACGCATCATCGCGGGCGCGCGCAAGGTGGTGGTCGCCAGCGGCTGGCCACGCGAACTCTCGCGGCTGGCGCCCGCGCTCGCAGCCGCCGAACGACGGCGCGTGTTCACGGTGCTGTTCTCCCACGCGCGGCTGCCCGACGAGCTGGCGGGCCTGCGCTTCGGCTACGGGCTGGCCGAGCGCGACCTCGAGACCTTCTGGTCGCACCGGCTGGTGGTGGTCGCCGACGACAAGACCAGCCTGCTCGGTGCCACCGAGAACGCGCGCTCGGACCGCGCGGTCGTGAGCGAGACCGCCGCGATCGCCGAGATTGCCGTCAGTCAGGTCTCGCTCGACATCACCCTGCTCGCGCAGCGCCACGGCATCGACGTCACCGACGTGATGGCCAAGATGCTCGGCGATCGCGTGGGTCGGCTGGACTCGCTGCTCGCGGCCCACGCGAGCCCGCAGCTGGGCGACGCGCTGGCCCCCACCCCGCGTCCCCGCGCGGGCAAGGGCGCGCGGCCCCGCGGCACGCGTCAGGGCACGTAGCGTGCGCCGTCGTTGACGAACGACGCCGAACCGATGCCGCCCCACACGATCATCTCGCTGCCGGTCCACACCTGCGTGTGCCCGGCGCGGGCATCGGGCACGTCGACCGTGCTGGTGGCTGTCCAGCTGTTGGTGGCGGGGTTGTAGCGGCCGCCGGTGTCGAGGCGCCCCTCGTTGTCGATGCCGCCCCACACGATCATCTCGCTGCCGGTCCACGCCGCGCGGTGGTGGGTGCGTGGTGACGGCGCGCCGTCGATCGCCGTCGCCGTCCACGAGTTCGTGCTGGGATTGTAGCGGCCGCCGGACGACAACGCCGCGCCGGCCTGGTTCTCACCGCCCCAGACGATCATCACCTCGCCGGTCCACACCGTCGAGTGGTAGACGCGCGCCGCTGGCGGTGTGATCGCGCTCATCGCCGTCCAACTGTTGGCCGCCGTGTTCCAGCGCGAGCCGTCGTCGAGCACGAAGTCGTCGTTGCGGCCGCCCCAGATCACCACGGCGTCGCCGGTGAACACCGCGGAGTGCTCGGCGCGCTGCGACGGCGTGCCGGGCAGCGCGACGAAGCCCCAGCCGTCGCGCAGGACGTCGAAGTGGCGCGCCTGGACCAGCGTGCCGGACTCATCCTCGCCGCCGAGCACCATCATGCCCGTGTCGTACCAGGTCGCGCTGTGGTGGCGACTCGGCGCCGGGGCCGGGAAGCCGGGCGCGAGCGCGGTCCAGGTGTGGCGCGTGCCGTGGTAGCGGGCACCGTCGCCGAGCACCGAGAAGCTGCCATCGCCTCCGCCCCAGATGAACATCTCGCTGCCGGTCCACACGGCCGTGTGATCGGCGCGCACCGACGGCGCTCCGGTCGGCGTCAGCGGCGTCCACGTGTCGAGGACCGGGTCGTAGCTCGCGCCGTCGTCGAAGAAGGTGTTATCGCCGGCGCCGCCCCACACGATGATCTCGGCGCCGGTCCACACGTCGCTGTGGCGATAGCGAGGCGCCGGCGCGTCGATGTCGGCGATCGGCAGCCACACGTCGTGCAAGCACGCCGCGAGGGTCGCGTCGCAGCCGGCCACGCAGACCTCGTCGACCGGCGTGTACACGCACACGCCCTCGCTGCACGTACCAGACCCCGGGTACGCGCGCGCGGTGCCGGCGTCGAGACAGCCGTCGGCCGGCGGCGTCGCGCACTCGCGATCGTCGACGCAGTCGGGCGCGCCGCCGCTCGACGAGTCGGCGACCGTGCCATCGCTGCCGTCGGTGGTCGCGGGGCTCGTGGTCGCCGACGTCGTGCCCTGGCTCTGGCCGGTGGAGCTGCTGCCCTCGCTGCCCGACCCGCACGCGTCGTCTCCGTCCGCGCACCCGGAGCCCCCGGCATCGTCGCGGTGGCACGCCGCGAGCCCCAACAGCACCGCGATGATCCTCATGCGTTCGCCCCCCATGTTCGTCCCTCTTCCGTCGGCCCGCCGGTTCCGGTGCGGGCAGCTCGCGCGGCCGAGTATCTGCCACGTTCGGGCGTCGATCCCAGAAACCCGCGCGAGATCGCCCGTGTCTGCGGCCAAGCCCCGCGATCGGATGGCCACTTTTCGCGGCCGTCCATCGACGGCACCGCAGATTGCTTCGATTTTCGGACAATGCACGGCATTTGAAGCGCGCGGACGTAACTCAGCAATGAGTTACTTTCCACTGGACGCGCGGCCGGGTGGGCCCGACACTGGCGTGGTTCGGCGAGGGGGTCATCGATGGGTCACGGAGCCGAGTGCGTTCGCATCCTGGTGCTGCAGCCCGCGGATCGTCCGCTCGCGCTGCGGGATCTGCTCGAGCCGCGGGGCTTCGAGGTGCACGAGGCGTCGATCGCCGACGGCCCCGCGGCGCTGCGCTGTGCCCCCCACGCGGCGGTGCTCGACCTCGACGTCGATGCGCCGGCCGCGGTGACCCTGTGCACCGCTTGGGCAACCGACGTGGGCCGGCGACTGCCGCTGCTGGGGTTGTCGACGCGGCCGCTCGACCCGGCCGGGCTCTCCGGCGCGGGCGTGCACGGCCTGCAGCTGCCGTGCGCGCCCATCGTGCTGGTCAGCGCGTTGTGCCGGCTCATCGCCGCGTCGGCGATGGCCGACGGCCCCGGCAACCGTCGGCTCGTCCGCGCGCTCGGTTTTCGCCGCGGCCATCCGATCGTACGCGCCCGCGGCCGCCCGGGCGCATGAGCAGCGCACGCCAGCGGAGAGGTTGGCGGTATCATCGACGGGCCAAGTGACGATGCCGGGACACTCGCGCCGCGTCGCGTACGAGACCGCCCGCCTCGCGCTGGCGCGCGTGCACCTCGACACCGCGGGTGACCTCGCGGCCGTTGCCGCCCGTGCCACCCGCATCTGCGCCGAGGCCCTGCAGGTGGCCCGCGTCGGGATCTGGGTGTTCGACGACGACGGCACGCTGCGTTGCGTCGCGCTGCACGATCGCGAGCAGGGCCCCCAGGGCGGCGGCACGGCCCTGGCCCCCGCGACCCTGCCCCGCTACCGCGCCGCGCTCGACACCTGCCGCGTGCTGGTGGCCGACGACGCCCGCCTGCACCCGGCGACCGCCGAGCTCACCGCGGGCTACCTCGAGCCCCACGGCATCGGTGCGCTGCTCGACGCGCCGGTGTTCCGCGACGGGCACCTCTACGGCGTGCTGTGCCACGAACACGTCGGCGGCGCGCGTCGCTGGACCCACGCCGAGGCCGAGTTCGCGTCGGCGGCGGCCGAGGTGGTCGCGCTGGTGTTCGCACAGGCCGAGCGCGCCCGTGCCGAGGCCGAGCTGCGCGAGCAGAGCAACCGCGCCCGCGATCTCGAGCGACTGCTCGAGGTCCGCCGGCTCGCGCGCAACGTCGCCCACGACTTCAACAACGTGATGACCTCCGCGATGATGCTGACGGCCTCGCTCGAGCCCGGCGATCTCGCGACCGCGCAGCGCGAGCTGTCCGAGGTGCTCGAGATCGGCCGCAAGCTCGCCGCCGAGCTGCTGCGTTTCGCGGGCCCGCGCGAGGGCGCCACGCCGGCGGGCACCCAGGGCGCGCTGGCGGGCATCCGCGCGCTCGGTCCGGTGCTGTCGCTCCTGTTGCGACCGCGCGCGCAGCTCGTGATCGACGTGGCGGGCGACGACCTCGCGATCGGGCTGGCGCCGCTCGAGCTCGAGCAGGTCGTGCTCAACCTCTGCGTCAACGCCCGCGACGCGATCTCCACCCAGGGCCAGGTGTCCCTGCACGCGCGCGGCGGCACCGCGCTCGAGCTGGAGATCCGCGACGACGGCGTCGGCATGGACGACGCCGTCAAGCAGCACCTCTTCGAGCCCTACTTCACGACCAAGTCCGAGGGCAACGGCATGGGCCTGGTGTTGGTGCTCGACCTGGTGCGCAGGGCCGGCGGCACGCTGCAGATCGACAGTGCGCCCGGCCGCGGTACCACGGT encodes:
- a CDS encoding GAF domain-containing sensor histidine kinase; this translates as MTMPGHSRRVAYETARLALARVHLDTAGDLAAVAARATRICAEALQVARVGIWVFDDDGTLRCVALHDREQGPQGGGTALAPATLPRYRAALDTCRVLVADDARLHPATAELTAGYLEPHGIGALLDAPVFRDGHLYGVLCHEHVGGARRWTHAEAEFASAAAEVVALVFAQAERARAEAELREQSNRARDLERLLEVRRLARNVAHDFNNVMTSAMMLTASLEPGDLATAQRELSEVLEIGRKLAAELLRFAGPREGATPAGTQGALAGIRALGPVLSLLLRPRAQLVIDVAGDDLAIGLAPLELEQVVLNLCVNARDAISTQGQVSLHARGGTALELEIRDDGVGMDDAVKQHLFEPYFTTKSEGNGMGLVLVLDLVRRAGGTLQIDSAPGRGTTVRVTLPRAP
- a CDS encoding TrmB family transcriptional regulator; translation: MADDHLIEVLGSVGFKLNEARAYVALLRAGASTGYEVSRDAGVPRSAVYGVLRGLVAQGVARRDAGPPERFSATPPKALDGLLRRRFDGATAALREAIAQLDVSPDAPDAFTVAGYDRILDEASRIIAGARKVVVASGWPRELSRLAPALAAAERRRVFTVLFSHARLPDELAGLRFGYGLAERDLETFWSHRLVVVADDKTSLLGATENARSDRAVVSETAAIAEIAVSQVSLDITLLAQRHGIDVTDVMAKMLGDRVGRLDSLLAAHASPQLGDALAPTPRPRAGKGARPRGTRQGT